TGCTGAGATGGCTGCTGTCGTGAACCGGGCTGATACTTGTAGTTCACTCAAGGTTCGTGAGAAACGTGGACGGAGAATTAGAAGCAGATTGATGGTCAAAGAAGGCCGGCTTAAATGTGGACTTGGAGGCTGCCGTCTCAGAAACACATGGCGTCGGTGTGTGACCATGCATGATGCTCATCCAGTctccaacttttttcttcttccctctcgtGTTCCTCCCCGCTTCTCAACGCCACAAGAGAAAGCGACCAGGGGATCTACAATCTAGAAGGCTTAAaggccaagaaaaaaagggcagaaCAACTCCACATAGGCGGCGGCTCTTGTGCTGTGGCTTGGAGAAAAAATGCCGCCCATAGTGCCCAGGTGGCGTTATTCCCGTCCTCAGGAGATTTTTACACGGCGCCCAGCCTTGGCCTTCGGGAGTTTtttatgtacatgtaggccTAAGAACGGCGTTTGAACCCGCGAGTCGTTGGAATTAAGCTATACCTGTACAGATACGTAATAAGAAATTaaggtcaagaagaagaaaattcTTTTCTCGCTAGCTAACCCCATCAGCCCTCTCCAAATCTTCAAACGCCGCCAATTACCGGCGAGTTTGACTCAGGTTCCTCGAACTGactccaccatcatcatgcgTCCCGTCAATCACTTCTCCCAAGGCAAGCCGGGGGTGTTCCTCTTGTGGCTGGTCTACGCTGATCTAGGCTGCCTAGAAACGGGGATCTCGTTCTCCATATCTCCATACCTCCATACCGCCGGGGAAGTTGGGGGAGCATTGACGGGTAAGCTGAACAAAGTATGGATGTATCTGGGTTAATGGCGGGGAGACTCCGGGGACTGGATTCAATACAACGCTGCTACCACTGTTCGGGTTATTATCCCCCTTGTTCGCCACGACCATGTGACGCTTATCCGTTGGGTGTCTCAGTGCTACCCAGTTTCTGAATTCGTGCATTATATAAAAGCTCTGCCCTCGGTACTCCAGCAGCCGGACCTCCTCTGGTGGTCCTCGTCCTGGAATCGTCGTTTTGAGGCGTTGTTGAAagtctttgcttctttttcagcCCGTCAATAaccttcttccttttcacaATGACTGACGACATCTCCCGGGCCAACGACCTGACTctcgaggccgagaagcagAGAGTTGAGAATCTCGAGCATGCCCTCACAAACGATGTGCCGAAGCCTCATCCAGCTGCGGCCATGGATCCGGTGCGGCGAGCTGAAGTCGAGAAGAGCCTCAAGCGCAAGCTTGACATGCGCTGTTCgctcttcattctcatctaCATCATGAACTACTTGGATCGCAACAACATTGGAGCGGCGCGTCTCAAGGGTCTGCAGAAGGATCTCAACCTCACCGACACCCAGTATGCGACATGTCTCAGCATTCTGTACGTTGGGTACATTCTCATGCAGGTCCCGTCCAACATGTTCATCAACCGTATCACCCGTCCGTCCATCTACATCGGCTGTGCCATGACTCTCTGGGGTCTCATCTCCACCCTGTCTGGCCTTGCCAATGATTTCAAAGACATGGTTGTCATTCGATTCTTCCTGGGCTTCATCGAGGCCGCCTTCTTGCCAGGTGCTCTGCTCATCCTGTCCAAGTGGTATACGCGCCGCGAACTCACCACCCGAAAtgccctcctcttctgtggcaatctcatctccaacgcctTCTCTTCGCTGGTGGCCGCTGGAGTGCTGTCAAACATGCAGGGCGTCTTGGGTCACGCTGCATGGAGATGGCTGTTCTTCATTGAAGGCGCTGCCACTATGACTATTGCAATCTCGGCAGGTTTCATCCTTCCTGATCTGCCTTCCAATGCTCGCGGCTTCAccgaagaggagaggcaggTCGCTCAGTTGCGTATGCTTGAGGATGTTGGTGAGGCGGATATGGATTCCAAGGAGCAGGGAGTGTTTGACGGTCTCATCATGTGCGccaaggacatcaaggtGTACATCATGATGCTGACACTGACGGCCTATGTCGTTGGTCTGTCATTCAATGCCTTCTTCGTAAGTTCTACTACTACCAGATATTCAAAACCACCAAAATGGCCTTTAACTAACAAGCTGATAGCCCTCTCTGACCGGAACCCTTGGCTTCGCCTATGTTCCCACTCTCCTCATGAGCTCTCCTCCTTGGGTGTTTGCTTGTCTCGTCTCCCTCGCTGTTTCATGGAACGCCGATCGCACACAAGAAAAGGTGAGTTACCGCTGCTCCTCTGCATATTTACAAAATGTCGGGTGCAATCAGAAACTAACTCATATTGCTCTAGTTTTGGCACATCACCGGTCCAATTATCATGGGAATCATCGGTTTCGTCATCTCCATGTCTACCCTCAACGTCGCTGCCCGCTACGTCGCACTGTTCCTGCAAGCTGGTTCCTATGCCGGCTTCATTGTCTTCTACAGTTGGATTAGCTCCTCATTCCCTCGTCCTCCCGCCAAGCGTgccgttgccattgccatggTTAACGCCTTCAGTCAGCTCGGTAACGTGGCCGGCTCTTACGTCTGGGCTCTGACCGAGAACGGATACCGCAAGAGCTACGGCATCGTTTTGGCCATGTTCGGCGTCACCATTGTCGGCAACGTCTTGTTCAAGATGATCCTTAACAACctgaacaagaagcttgagGCGGGCGAGATGGCTTGGGAGGCCAGACCAGATGTTACtgagaagacggcgcaaGCCGAGATGGAAGATTTGGACGAGGCCCTGAGGATGAGAAAGGGATTCCGATACCTTGTATAAGTTTGTTTTAATGATTATGATAAGACGGGCTGCTCAAGCATGTAAGAAGATAGCGATGCATGGGCAGAAGCTTGTAATGTAAAATAGCATGAAACATTACCTTTTGATATGGAGAGATGTACGACTTTACGACTGATTAGCAAAGATGaggaaataagaaaagaattTACACATAATTTCATTAATAATTATTCGTTGACTATAAAGAGGTATTGCAACCCACGCTTTACTGCAGCTACAGCTTAACAGTGGTAGCCTTGATATTCCTGCCACTGACCTGGATGCTGTCACCGCTTGCATCCCATCCTCCTACctcaagctgcagcttctcctttggCCACAGAGTCACATAATTGTCAGACCAAGAAACGGGGTTTACATCGTTACCGCTCTTATCCACAAGAGTTAAGCGGATGAAGACAGCAGGTACAGAAGACTTGTTTTCAAGAGTGACTGTGCGAGTGTGTGTTCCCGGAACGCCAGCCGCATGTCTGGTGCTGCCAGTCGTCACAGAGACCTGAGCGGTAGACAGCTTGGCGAGAGGAGTATAGTCGACAAAGCTGGTGACTTGAGTGTAGTACCAAGTTGAACCATCCCAGTCGAGCTTATCGATGGAGTTGGTGATCCAGTAAACGTTGCGGCTCAGGACATTGCCCTTGCTGTCAGAGAGAACCAGGCGCAGGAAAGCAACGCTTGACAGCTTGTTGACCTGGCTGGAGATGTCGGCGACCTTGAAACCCGAGTTGgccttggtgttggtgttAACAGACTGCTTGGCGATTTGTTTGCCGTTCGTGTCGATGAGCTCGATATCGACCTTGCGCGGACCGGTTTGGTCCAGTGAGTGGTTGATGGCCCAaatttccttcttttggtAGTTGTACGCAACGTGCTCAAGTCGAGAACCGACCTTGGTGCCGAAATAAGAGCCAGCAGGGTGCAGGTAGTAATCAAACTGGTTCCAGTGAAGACTTGGCCAAGCGTTGTTGAGCATCCAGTAGATGTTACCGGTTGCCGGGCGGCTAGCAGTCCACAGGGCACCAAAGCCCTCGTACTGAGCTCGGGTTGCTTCGTAGTCCATCATCTGGGCCTTGAGGAGATAGTCGTCCAGGGAGGTGGGGGCGCCGTAACGCTTGAAGAGACCTTGGTTGTAGATCTTTCGGTTATAGAATGAAGACACGTTGGTGGACATGTGGAAGAGGTTCTTGTTAGGGTTCTTCCACAGGTCGTCTAGATCGCTCTGATTGAGGAATCTCTTGAGGGAGCCCAACTCGGGAGTACCAACGCCAGATCCCAGCTCAGAGCCGAAGCCAAAAGCAGCACCCAAGCGGTCCTCGGAAGGCTCAGTGTCGTACCAGTAGTTGGGCGGCACCCAATCATAGGGgccatccatcttcatgcCACCAGGGCCGATAAGAGCTGGGTAACCGCGcttggcagcagaggcaaTGATGGGAGTCTGCCAGCCAGCATCCTTCAAGGCGTTGACATAGAGCTCAGTTGCCTCGTCATTGGGCCAGAAGTCACTTCCCACAAGGAATGTCAAC
This genomic stretch from Trichoderma breve strain T069 chromosome 1, whole genome shotgun sequence harbors:
- a CDS encoding major facilitator superfamily domain-containing protein → MTDDISRANDLTLEAEKQRVENLEHALTNDVPKPHPAAAMDPVRRAEVEKSLKRKLDMRCSLFILIYIMNYLDRNNIGAARLKGLQKDLNLTDTQYATCLSILYVGYILMQVPSNMFINRITRPSIYIGCAMTLWGLISTLSGLANDFKDMVVIRFFLGFIEAAFLPGALLILSKWYTRRELTTRNALLFCGNLISNAFSSLVAAGVLSNMQGVLGHAAWRWLFFIEGAATMTIAISAGFILPDLPSNARGFTEEERQVAQLRMLEDVGEADMDSKEQGVFDGLIMCAKDIKVYIMMLTLTAYVVGLSFNAFFPSLTGTLGFAYVPTLLMSSPPWVFACLVSLAVSWNADRTQEKFWHITGPIIMGIIGFVISMSTLNVAARYVALFLQAGSYAGFIVFYSWISSSFPRPPAKRAVAIAMVNAFSQLGNVAGSYVWALTENGYRKSYGIVLAMFGVTIVGNVLFKMILNNLNKKLEAGEMAWEARPDVTEKTAQAEMEDLDEALRMRKGFRYLV